The Daucus carota subsp. sativus chromosome 2, DH1 v3.0, whole genome shotgun sequence genome includes a window with the following:
- the LOC135150539 gene encoding AT-hook motif nuclear-localized protein 28-like: MNNFENSSSMSVPRDLSHGSSEGDEVHPSHIIPPTLPNHNDPHFNIGNSSCNSAAGTAKPRGRPRGSKNRPKEDSKGENMGMRPVTLEVPAGVDIINQVANFAKSNEVCIAVTAGFGKVSVAVLRNVLSQAPDRVYKEHLAVINFSSTYVFSPLAQATPSFFNVTLDRMNGELIGGTTFRMVTLGKVVLSAYVFQNPHVFTIEVAGFH, from the coding sequence ATGAATAACTTTGAAAATTCTTCCTCTATGTCAGTTCCACGAGACTTGTCTCATGGTTCGTCCGAGGGAGATGAAGTACACCCTTCACATATCATTCCGCCAACATTACCAAACCATAATGATCCACACTTCAATATCGGAAATAGTAGTTGCAATAGTGCCGCAGGTACAGCAAAGCCTCGTGGTCGCCCTCGTGGGTCCAAAAATAGACCAAAAGAAGACTCCAAAGGGGAAAATATGGGTATGAGGCCAGTTACTCTCGAAGTGCCGGCTGGAGTTGATATAATCAATCAGGTGGCTAACTTTGCGAAATCAAATGAAGTATGTATTGCTGTTACTGCTGGATTCGGCAAGGTTTCAGTGGCGGTTCTTAGGAACGTATTGTCTCAAGCTCCAGATAGAGTATATAAGGAACATCTTGCCGTGATTAATTTTTCAAGTACCTATGTATTCTCTCCTTTGGCACAAGCAACTCCAAGCTTTTTTAATGTTACATTGGACAGGATGAACGGCGAGTTAATTGGCGGGACAACATTCAGGATGGTCACCTTGGGCAAGGTTGTTTTGAGTGCATATGTTTTCCAAAATCCTCATGTGTTTACTATTGAGGTGGCAGGGTTCCATTGA
- the LOC108207565 gene encoding UDP-glucosyltransferase 29 produces MATRNTANLSVLMLPWLAHGHISPYLDLAKKLSTRNFNIFLCSTPINLESVKNKVTGKWSESIQLVELNLPPSPDLPPHYHTTNGLPPHLMVSLETAFADSSPNFLTIFESVKPDMLIYDYNQSWAADIALSNNIPAVQFLLSSAIFISLTRHMLYCDSSVTYPFPISIHKYFTEKMQARIKSSPDDAKYIDRARGASKKSRVILLRTFREIEGKYVDYISNLSQKKTIPVGSLVQESLQETGDDCTETIQFLNKKDESSVVFVSFGSEYFLTKEEIQEVAYGLELSKLNFIWVIRFPFGENTKLEEALPIGFLDQVGDRGLVVEGWAPQARILRHSSTGGFISHCGWSSIMESMMFGVPVIAMPMHIDQPFNTVVVKEVGVGQEVERDEDGRFKREEIAKVIRNVVIEKSGETVRRKAKEMREMIREKGEKEIDEVVGELVNLCKEKKDKVTSSTM; encoded by the coding sequence ATGGCTACCAGAAATACTGCTAACCTTAGTGTTCTAATGCTACCATGGTTAGCCCATGGCCACATATCTCCTTATCTAGACCTCGCCAAGAAACTCTCCAcgagaaattttaatatatttctttgTTCCACTCCGATCAACCTCGAGTCAGTCAAGAATAAGGTAACTGGCAAATGGTCAGAGTCGATACAGTTGGTAGAACTCAATCTTCCCCCATCTCCTGATCTTCCTCCTCACTATCATACAACCAACGGCCTCCCACCCCATCTCATGGTCTCCCTCGAGACAGCATTCGCAGACTCAAGTCCTAACTTCCTCACGATCTTTGAATCTGTTAAACCGGATATGCTGATATATGATTATAATCAGTCCTGGGCAGCTGATATTGCCTTGTCTAATAATATCCCAGCAGTTCAATTTCTTTTGAGCTCAGCAATTTTTATTTCACTTACACGTCACATGTTGTACTGCGATTCATCTGTGACTTATCCATTTCCGATTTCCATCCACAAGTACTTCACTGAAAAGATGCAGGCTAGAATAAAGTCTTCCCCAGATGATGCAAAGTATATAGACCGTGCAAGGGGAGCTAGCAAGAAATCCAGAGTAATTCTACTCAGGACTTTTAGAGAAATCGAAGGGAAATACGTGGattatatatctaatttatCTCAAAAGAAGACGATACCTGTTGGGTCACTTGTTCAGGAATCCCTACAAGAAACAGGTGATGACTGTACAGAGACAATCCAATTTCTAAACAAAAAGGATGAGTCTTCAGTAGTGTTTGTTTCCTTTGGCAGTGAGTATTTCCTAACTAAGGAGGAAATTCAAGAGGTTGCATATGGATTGGAGCTAAGCAAGCTCAACTTCATATGGGTTATCAGATTTCCTTTCGGAGAAAACACTAAGCTTGAAGAGGCACTCCCTATAGGATTTCTGGACCAGGTTGGGGATAGAGGACTTGTCGTGGAGGGATGGGCTCCGCAGGCAAGAATCCTACGTCATTCGAGCACTGGAGGGTTCATTAGTCACTGTGGATGGAGTTCTATAATGGAGAGCATGATGTTTGGTGTTCCGGTCATAGCCATGCCTATGCATATTGACCAGCCATTTAATACGGTAGTTGTGAAGGAGGTAGGAGTTGGACAAGAGGTTGAGAGAGATGAGGATGGCAGGTTTAAGAGAGAAGAGATTGCAAAAGTGATAAGAAACGTTGTAATAGAGAAAAGTGGGGAGACTGTAAGGAGGAAAGCAAAGGAAATGCGTGAGATGATTAGAGAAAAGGGCGAAAAAGAAATAGACGAAGTTGTTGGGGAGCTCGTAAACCTTTGCAAGGAGAAGAAAGACAAAGTTACATCTTCCACAATGTAA
- the LOC108207567 gene encoding AT-hook motif nuclear-localized protein 28, translated as MNNSGISSKKGPSKPRGRPRGSKNRPKQEPKRENMAIKPVTLEVPVGVDIIDWVTNFAKSNQVCIAVTTGFGVVSRAVLTNVLSQAPHEEYKEYLAVNNFSGTYVFPPLAQATLSFFNAALSRVNGQLIGGAAFRMVTMGKVVLSAYVFRNPHVFTA; from the coding sequence ATGAATAACTCTGGAATCTCGTCCAAGAAAGGTCCATCCAAGCCTCGTGGACGTCCTCGTGGGTCCAAAAATAGACCCAAACAAGAGCCCAAACGAGAAAATATGGCTATCAAGCCTGTTACTCTCGAAGTGCCGGTTGGAGTTGATATAATCGATTGGGTTACTAACTTTGCCAAATCAAATCAAGTATGTATTGCTGTTACTACTGGATTCGGCGTCGTTTCACGGGCGGTTCTTACGAACGTATTGTCTCAAGCTCCACATGAAGAATATAAGGAGTATCTTGCGGTGAATAATTTTTCAGGTACCTACGTATTCCCTCCTTTGGCACAAGCAACTCTAAGCTTTTTTAACGCTGCACTGAGCAGGGTGAATGGCCAGTTAATTGGCGGGGCAGCATTCAGGATGGTCACCATGGGCAAGGTTGTTTTGAGTGCATATGTTTTCAGAAATCCTCATGTGTTTACTGCCTGA
- the LOC108207564 gene encoding pyrophosphate-energized vacuolar membrane proton pump-like — MMPADVQAFSCNGCIHTISFLLGVVTSVVSGFLGMKIATYANARTTLEARKGVGKAFIVVFRSEAVMGFLLAANDVLVLYIAINLFKLYHGDDWEALFESITGYGLGRSSMVFFGRVGGGIYTKAADIGADLVGEVERNVTEDDPRNPVLLKPRQREKMLVFLIVSGLQLQKPRGAHLSSSIFQLLKEKQLESGFSLIKLEGI, encoded by the exons ATGATGCCAGCAGATGTGCAAGCCTTTTCTTGCAACGGTTGTATTCACACCATTTCCTTCTTACTTGGTGTTGTCACATCTGTTGTTTCTGGCTTTCTTGGAATGAAAATTGCCACCTATGCAAATGCTAGAACTACCTTAGAGGCAAGGAAGGGTGTTGGGAAGGCCTTCATTGTCGTATTTAGATCTGAAGCAGTCATGGGTTTCCTCCTTGCTGCAAATGACGTTCTTGTTTTGTACATTGCCATCAATCTGTTTAAGCTATACCATGGTGATGACTGGGAAGCCCTCTTCGAGTCAATAACTGGTTATGGCCTTGGTAGATCTTCAATGGTCTTCTTTGGAAGAGTTGGAGGAGGTATCTACACCAAAGCTGCTGATATTGGTGCTGATCTTGTAGGCGAGGTGGAGAGGAATGTTACAGAAGATGATCCTAGAAATCCTGTG CTCTTAAAGCCAAGACAGAGGGAAAAGATGTTGGTGTTCCTAATTGTGAGTGGGCTGCAACTACAAAAGCCCCGTGGAGCGCACCTG AGTTCTTCGATCTTTCAGCTCTTGAAGGAGAAACAATTAGAGAGTGGCTTTTCTTTGATAAAGCTTGAAGGCATTTGA